DNA from Terriglobales bacterium:
ACTCAACCATCTCTTTAGGCTCTTCCGCTGGATTGCGGCCCAGCGCCCGAAGAAGGACATCTTCATTCGCTGAGACGAACCGGTTGCGCTCACGCAACAAATCGTTTTGAAAGTTTTGTGTACTGGGAATGCAGCCGCAACCCCGCGGCAAATTAATAGAACCCAGTCTCAGTGGGCCTTTGGGGTGAGCGTTACAGGCGAAATCCCGAGTCGAAGGACCTCGGAATGGATTTGCAGTTTCTGGAAACCATGGTGAGCGCGGCTGGATTCGAACCAGCGACCCACGCCTTAAAAGGGCGTTGCTCTACCAACTGAGCTACGCGCCCACACCTATTCAATGTAACACAGTCAAAACAGCTTCGTGGGCGGTGCCTGCTCGTTTCACGCCGGCATTTTCGCGCCTGTATTCGTTGGAACTTTTATAAGCTCATTTACGAATAATATTTAGGCAACGTCTCAGGTGACTTGGATGGCGATCAATCTTAGCAAACGGATATTTTGGCCTCTGTTGCTTCTGGCCGTCGTTACTCTGGTTTTGTTCGCGTACCAGAAAGGCGGTCCGCCGGTTGAAGAGAATGTCAGCTACGGCACAGTTCAGGGAGAGTCTTTATTGCTGGATGTTGTACGTGTGCCAGCCCCAGGCCTCAGGCCGGCTATCGTCCTCATTCACGGCGGGGCCTGGCGTGGCGGAGATAAAAGCGACTTTCGTTCACTCGCGCAAGGCTTTGCCCAGCGCGGATACGTATGCTTCGCGGTAAATTACCGACTGATCAATGCCACGGATCACCATTTCCCGGCGCAATTAGACGATGTGCAGCGTGCCATTCGTTGGATACGGGCCAACGCATCCCGTTATGGTGTGGACCCTAACCGCATCGGCGCCCTGGGCGGCTCCGCCGGAGGCCACCTGGTTGCACTTCTCGGAACAGAAGAAACACGGGACAACCAACCGCGGGAATTGAGCACATATTCGAGCCGGGTGCAATGTGTGGTGGATATGTCCGGCCCCACCGATTTGACCGCCCGCTTCCCTTCCACTCCCGCGGATGCGCGCAAGCTGGTGCATGATTTTATGGATGGCACGCCCGAGCAAAAATCCCAGCTCTACCAGTTAGCCTCCCCGCTTTTCCACGTTGATCATGCAACTGTTCCCTTCCTGATCTTTCACGGCGTGCTCGACCCTTTGGTTCCGGTGGAGCAGTCGCGCCGTTTCGCTGCTGCATTGCAGAAAAATGGCGTACCCGTGACCTACATTGAATTCCCGGATGAAGGACACGGCATTGAAAAGCAGGTGAACCGGGAGAAGTTCGCCAGCACAACGCTGCAATTCTTTGACTCGCAACTGAAGCACTAAGTCAGTTGAACATATACGGCCAACCCTAAGAAGCCACACCCGAGAAATTGGGATATTTCAAGTCTTTGCTATAATCCACCGCTTAAGAGGCGCATTTTGAAGGATTTGGTATTAACGGCCCCGCACCCGGCAAGTGGAGTCTCCCACAAGCCGGCCAAATCTGCACTGCGGCGCTATAGCGTAGCGCTGTTCTTTGTGGCCTTAGCGCTGGTTTTGACTCTTCTCGTCCAACATCTTTTTCCCTATCCCTTCTTGTTCCTTTTTTTCGGCGCCGTGATGGCGAGCGCGTGGTTCGGAGGCATGGCCACCGGCTTCTTCGCAGTCCTCATCTCGACCTTGGCGGTTGATTATTTCTTTGTG
Protein-coding regions in this window:
- a CDS encoding alpha/beta hydrolase produces the protein MAINLSKRIFWPLLLLAVVTLVLFAYQKGGPPVEENVSYGTVQGESLLLDVVRVPAPGLRPAIVLIHGGAWRGGDKSDFRSLAQGFAQRGYVCFAVNYRLINATDHHFPAQLDDVQRAIRWIRANASRYGVDPNRIGALGGSAGGHLVALLGTEETRDNQPRELSTYSSRVQCVVDMSGPTDLTARFPSTPADARKLVHDFMDGTPEQKSQLYQLASPLFHVDHATVPFLIFHGVLDPLVPVEQSRRFAAALQKNGVPVTYIEFPDEGHGIEKQVNREKFASTTLQFFDSQLKH